A single region of the Nicotiana sylvestris chromosome 6, ASM39365v2, whole genome shotgun sequence genome encodes:
- the LOC104243298 gene encoding photosystem I reaction center subunit IV A, chloroplastic → MASCNMASAASNFLVATPNVASNTNTSRTTMLFFSSKNYGSTAPRLVVRAAEEAAPPAAAATAEPAEAPVKAAKPPPIGPKRGTKVRILRKESYWYKGTGSVVACDQDPNTRYPVVVRFNKVNYANVSTNNYALDEIEEVK, encoded by the exons ATGGCAAGTTGTAACATGGCTTCTGCTGCATCAAACTTTTTGGTAGCAACTCCTAATGTTGCCTCTAACACTAACACTTCTCGTACCACTATGTTATTTTTCTCCTCCAAGAACTACGGCAGCACCGCCCCGAGACTCGTCGTAAGGGCGGCAGAAGAGGCGGCGCCACCGGCTGCTGCCGCTACAGCTGAACCAGCTGAAGCTCCGGTCAAAGCTGCCAAGCCACCTCCAATTGGACCCAAGAGAGGAACCAAA GTGAGAATTCTTAGGAAGGAATCTTACTGGTACAAGGGCACAGGTTCAGTTGTAGCTTGTGATCAG GATCCAAATACTCGTTACCCAGTTGTTGTACGATTTAACAAAGTGAATTATGCTAATGTTTCAACCAACAACTATGCATTGGATGAAATCGAAGAAGTGAAATGA